Proteins from a genomic interval of Hydrogenophaga sp. PAMC20947:
- a CDS encoding LysR substrate-binding domain-containing protein, producing MNTPLDLALLKSFVAVVEAGGFSHAAERIGRSQSAISMQMQRLEEAVGKPLLMRTPRAVTPSPAGEILLNYARRLLRLSDEAWSSVARPQEVGAVSLGVPDDYAASLLPLVLARFAASHPLVTVDLVCEPSSLLCKAIDEGRLDLAIVTRRPEQAMEVLRRERMVWVASPNHVVWQQDPLPLALFEPGCTARSHVLRALSDADQPFRATYSSPSLLGLIAVVQAGLAVAGIAECAVPSALRVVGLAEGLPALPDLEVCVLHNTAANSPAAEGLHAFLRVDLPRAMR from the coding sequence ATGAACACCCCCTTGGATCTGGCGTTGCTCAAGAGCTTTGTGGCGGTGGTGGAGGCCGGCGGCTTTTCTCACGCGGCCGAGCGCATAGGGCGCAGCCAGTCGGCCATCAGCATGCAGATGCAGCGACTGGAAGAAGCGGTGGGCAAGCCCTTGTTGATGCGCACGCCGCGCGCGGTCACACCCAGCCCGGCAGGTGAAATCCTGCTCAACTATGCCCGGCGCTTGCTGCGCCTGTCGGACGAGGCCTGGAGCAGCGTGGCACGTCCGCAAGAGGTGGGCGCGGTCAGTCTGGGCGTGCCAGACGACTACGCCGCGTCGCTGCTGCCTCTGGTGTTGGCGCGCTTTGCGGCATCGCATCCGTTGGTCACGGTGGACCTGGTGTGCGAGCCCTCCAGCTTGCTGTGCAAAGCGATTGACGAAGGGCGACTTGACCTGGCCATCGTCACGCGCCGACCCGAGCAAGCCATGGAGGTGCTGCGGCGCGAACGCATGGTGTGGGTGGCATCGCCCAACCATGTGGTGTGGCAGCAAGACCCGTTGCCACTGGCCTTGTTCGAGCCCGGATGCACGGCCCGCTCCCATGTCCTTCGCGCCCTGTCGGATGCCGACCAGCCCTTTCGCGCCACCTATTCAAGCCCCAGCCTGCTGGGTTTGATTGCCGTGGTGCAGGCGGGACTTGCTGTGGCGGGCATCGCCGAGTGCGCGGTCCCTTCGGCGCTTCGTGTCGTGGGCCTGGCCGAGGGACTGCCCGCACTCCCCGACCTGGAGGTCTGTGTGCTGCACAACACAGCCGCCAACAGCCCCGCAGCCGAAGGTTTGCATGCGTTTTTACGCGTTGATCTGCCCAGGGCAATGCGCTAG